The DNA region gtgtttttgtttttcctaaacctaaccatgtgttcttgtttttcctaaacctaaccacgtgtttttgttatctAAACCTAAacacgtgtttttgttacttcaaactaaccatgtgtttttgtttttcctaaacctaaccatgtgttcttgttgcctaaacctaaccacgtgtttttgttatctaaacctaacaatgtgttgtgttgcctaaacccaaccacgtctttttgttgccgaaacctaaccacgtgcgttagtagttgggggagaaaaacaaaagtcaattttattttgaaaggcacAGTATGTAAAAGTtcaattttctgtgaaaacagaagtgtattttgaaagaagacaatgcatgtaacaagtggaacttgacatggcgtgccagaacatcaacaaccgacacatccagggtacctttcacattgtatctggacgtAGAAGGTCTGTGACCAAACATCAAactgtgacgaggttggagtgagaatgtgttgtgaaaacagaagtgtattttgaaagaagacaatgcatgtaacaagtggcTTGACATAGCGCGTCCACATCCAGGGATATTTGTCCTGGGAAttaatgctgattgtaacctttctgATAAAATATggttgttcattttttttaatatctgctTAGACATTAGTTGGTGTAAGTGAATTTTGCCAGTGGACAGAATTTAGATTTGCGAAAAAAACCCAGCAAGATTCCATATTTCAAGTGAttaatgctgattgtaacctttctgataaaatacaaataccAGACATTAGTTGGTGTAAGTGAATTTTTGCCAGTGGGAAAAGGGAATTTAGATTTTCGAAAAAAAGAACCCAGCAAGATTCCATATTTCAAGTGATACCTTTAACCCAAACCTTTATATTtcctctaaccctaaccctaacaaagtgctttttgtgcctaaacctaaccttaacCACAACCACAGCTTTGTTGCACCATAAAACAGCAAGACAAGAATATATTGAAGCAGCTCGTGAGAGTTTCACAAATCTAGTGTTACCATCCAGCCACCACCCACTCAGAGATTCTggtgtgttatgctagtagcAGCAGTTGTACACAAATACGATACAACTATAAAATATGATACTACTAAAACTACTACTATAAATATTCACATATGCAGTAGTATTCTCTAACCCCTGTAAACAGACTTCGATGTGTAGTCTCCCTTTATTTAGCAACTGCCAAAATTATGGAAATCATAACAAAATGATGTGACTTGTTAACTTAATAGTAACACCTTTATTTATCTCAATCCTCTTGGAATGTTGCTCAGTCTTTAGGAGTGTATGTTAAACTGgttcaaaacatacatttaaggGAGGAAGTCAGTCTGTGTTTGACAAACATGATCCCCTTTTTGGGGCTACACAAGGGAGCTGCCTCGGTCCATAATTATTCTCCCTGTACACGCTGCCACTTGCTGACATATTAGAGAACACAGTGTTCGTTTCTATAGTTACGCACAACTGTGCATCTGCTGATCCAAACGATGCTGCAGCCACAAACTCCATTACTACCTGTCTTTTGGCAATAAATAAATCGATGAGCAATTTCTTAAAGTTAACTTAGGACAAAAGGATTGTAGAgctctttgtgctgcatttcttgtatgaaaggtgctatataattAAAGTTTATTGTCATAATTATAGGTGAAGAGCTGTGACTATCACTGTCAAATGGAACACTTAACATTTTTTATTAGAAATAATTAACCTAGAAGCAGAATAAAGTGAAGGTAGAGGGCTTTTCTACCTAGAAGGCTTTTGTAGGCTAGAGATAAAGAACACGCTCTGTAGAAATATAAGGTTAAATGCTAATAATGACAAAGATTCACATCTATTTTATTTCTCAAAACTGACATTGATCTTGTTGTCCTCCCATGGCAAAGCAGATGTTATGAGAACATGTTTTCGAGCCCCATTTCtgaagcaaaaagaaaagtatCACAATCCTCCCTTTTCAAACCCTTTGTACCACCACAGTAACTTTCATACGCTCCCTAGGCAGATGGGAGTGAGCAGTTTCTGTTTACAAAGATGCTAAAAACCATTTTCTGACCCCCAGGTGAACTACAGGCAGCACACACAGGACTGGACCACAAACAGAGGCTTCATCTTTGCTGTCAGCATGGCTGTGAACATGATGCCAGCTCCCACCATTTGGCCGGGAGAGGAACAACCGTCGCTGCTGGACCAGGAGGACACTCTGTCGAGCCAAGCCCCGATCTCTGTGCCATGCCCACCAGTCAGAGGTGAACCACTCATccacagcggcagcagcagcccgGTCGGCACACAGCCTCCCCGCAGCAAATCCAAAGGCGAGCTAGTCATAGTCATCAACGAGAAGCTGAAGAACAGTGAGTTTGACCTCATATTAAGGCAGCGggtgggtggaggaggggggggtCATACAGCTGCTTAGTCAGCTCACTCGGGGAATGTCAAACTCCAGTGCATGAACAAGCTCCACgtagagcacacacacatcgttcctcctcctgtgtttcAAATATTTGCCCGTCCTTTTTGTCCCTCATGTGTAGGTAACGGGATCCACCCGGCGCCCGCAGAGAGCACCTCTCCAGTcatctgctctcctcccagAAGACAACACTCCATCTCCTACCCCCATCACGGCAAGACCAGGAAGGGAAGCAGGGCGAGCTCTATCGGCTACACCGCCTTCTCGCCCCGGCCGTCGCTTTCTCGCCACTCCAGCATCGCCACCAACCCACCCTTGGACCGGACCAAGGTCAAAGACTACCTCCTTCTGTCCGTGCTGGCCTGCTTCTGCCCCGTGTGGCCCATCAACATTGTGGGATTTGTCTACTCCATCATGGTGAGAGCAggatcttttgtttttaaatatgcatGTGTATCAAAACCCAAGCTAACAGCTGGTTCGCCCTTCTCTTTCAGTCCAAGAACAGCCTCGAGCAGGGAAATCTGGACGGTGCTGTGCGTCTGGGACGCGTCGCCAAGATGCTCTCCATGGTGTCACTAGTAGGAGGGACGGTCATTATCATCGCCTGCATTGTCAACCTGGCCAGTGAGTGTCCCAAATCTGACCTTTAAACCTTTTTACCTCCCTCCTGTGTGCAGTGATTTGCCCCCCTTGAATTTGTAGCAGTAGCGCTGCTACCGCTGATCCTCCTGGCCCAAACACCTCCTTCTGTCACTTTCTATCCAATCACAACATCATATTCAACTGTGTCAGCACAGTCTGACTGTAATCACTGATATTATTACTCATGTTTGCACAATATCGCACTAGTTACAATGCCTGCACGAGTCTTTATATGCTGCGGCACTTTAGAAACTATATCAACGCGACACAAAGATCAGAGCATCTTAAGTACATCAGATTCAAATCTACATTTTCTGACACGTTCCTCTGATTGCACGGGTGGCCTCCAGCTGTAACCAACTGCATGCCTcagactgctgtgtgtgtttctgtagaGTGACATGTGTAGTCCGCTGTCTGTTGTATGCCTTGCTCTGTTTGCTTGTACAAACTGTGAAGTCTTGCTGTCCCTGTACCACATGTATACGTATATATAAtgtatgtcagtgtgtgagttGTTGACATGCTCACAAGACaaataaatgtacatttatTGCACCAAATAAAGGGATTCTGATGACAGATCAGTGATTATTACTTATTAGGGACTAGTATTTGTCTTCTGCAGTACGTTacatttaaaggggacctattatgcttttctgtattttctgtcataAATGTTATTatgtcagatgttcatattaaatatgGCCAGACCTTCAAATAATAAGGTAAACGTTTGTGAGAATAATCCCTGTGAGCATAAACCTaacccagctggccaccaacgtCATTCGatattgacttttggtttaaTTTCGGTTGTGACATCTGGTGACCAAAATATAATTTCAGGATGtcaaaagccctgtttccaccgagcagttcagttcagttttttcctgcgaaaagttgtggatggtaccatcAGGACTGTtccgtactgtccccatttttggtgcCCCCTCTGTTGgagtacctagcacacagatctggtactaaaaggtggagctgtgaacactgcagtccattgattggtcatTATCGGACggtcacagcagcagctggagtcagagtAATAGTAATGactggatcttcaagcatttatgtgtattaatttcagccaagtaatgtgaactgcatatattctaatcgtTTCGAGCATCGTTTCTGTGCgttccagcaacactaaacccccgagCTTGCCTGAGATGGgttaaatgcacaaacctgctagtTTTAAATATCCTGTGGAAAGAgtctctcactgcagcctgttttatttagttCTGAAAATGCTGGCGAgtagcctcgttctgtggacgataaacgaggtgcagacttccatctgtgtcaccggtaatgaggaaatactgTAAGTGGCAACAactccgcccacatttaagagtagtGTTTGCAGtagaaacgctagggtctaggtaccatgtcttaagggttacttttggttccaaaggtaccataccgaaagtgtttggtgcaAACGGGGCTTAGTGCCAATGTCAGTTTGACGTAAACACTGACAAGAAATGGCACTGGTATTTTGTTGGGTtcaagttgtgttgttaagaaACCAAAATCCAACATATTCCAAATGTCTTATGCTATGTTGTCGTAGATTAATGACGTTTAGTCAGAAGGTATGACGAAGACCAACATCTGCAAAATATCATAATGTTAACATCCACACAATGTGAAATTATAACGTCATTAGACATTTACAATACCGTCAACCTGATTTTAATcccaaccaaaatttaacattTGTCCGACATAGGAGTCAAGTGTCTTTCTGAAATCATATTGCGGTCCAGTGCTAGTTTGGGAGGCTACAGTCCATTCTGAACacgtttccatttttttttctactttcaaaACAAGAAAACGTCAGCTCGTGACGGATTTCTTTATATGTTGCTAGCTACTgcaaatgtttacattacataacccacactgctacatgtagctacatgctaacatcagggagaCATGTCAtcttggttgccagtgttgttcatttctctttaaaagatcatatttctgctggtAGAAGCTTTAATTGATAATTCTTCAAGGTAGAAAGTGCCGCTATTCTTCGTAACAGTGtttccctggctgcaagtacatgtagctacatgctaacatcagggaaatgcATAATCTTTGATGCCGATATTAATAATTTCACCCAGATTTCCAATCACAGTCCTGCTGGGACATGTTCAGCTGGGAAGCTTTTGGTTTAGAggcttttatttgtgtttttaatggtatAAAGTGCCAgaaacgctgaccaatcagagttTTAAAGAGGCAGGCGCTAAAACAGTGTCTCATACAGACAGTGAACACAGGGgtttccagcacagacagtacaaggaaaataaagtgttttttgagcattaaagcatgtaaacaggTCCCTGTAGAAACTCCAACTACAAGTaagaacctgaaaatgagcataaaagGTCCCCTTTAAATATATACATGAAGGGTCAGTCAGTTAAatgtttctttgcttttttcgCTTCAGTTCAAGCAGATACTTATCTGTACTTTGAATGCAGCCTGTTGGGTCTCATTAAGCCAAGAGATGTCCTCATTAGCTTGATGACTGGAAGAGCAATTGTACACACAACTATAAGGGCTCTGGGAGTCAACAacccttgtttttcttttctcattaTATAACTCTGTCCTCTGTGGTCTGTGAAAGTTTATACATCCATATTAAGTTACAGAATATATAGCGCTTCAACTAATAcgcttcctcttctttttttagtAAATGTGAAAACCTGAGTTTCATCCCAGGATGAAACTGGATAAGGCAACTGACCGTCTGGCCCGCACCTGCACCACCGTCTTTACCGCCTAGTCATTACCTGGATGTGTGACAAATATGCACCCGATATACAGTGCTTACTTGTATTTCTGTAATCTATATAAATCCCTTTTTGCTAatggaagaaaataaaatatgcaaatgctgctgctctggggttggggtggggtggggggggggtgtctGTTAGATGGAGAAGGGGAGTAGACAATCTAAATCAGCCCCTTCGTATTCTGCTCAACACATTCAGAACGATTCTTGAGACACTCTTCGAGAATCCCATCATCAGCCGCAGCACTGACATGGTGGAGTAGAAAATGGAGAGACCAGTGTAGGTGGTTACAGAACGCGAAACAGGAAGGATTGCCTCCCCAGCTTCAGCGCCACATGCAACAAAATGTCCGCCAAAGTCCATCCTTCACTGCACCCGACGACAGGACGCCATCAGAGCTTCAGCTTGCCGTTAAATCCCCTCGGACACGTTGGGAGGCTGTGGGATTTGTGGTTACAATGAAATCAGAGAGCAGAAATTCATCCAACGCCCTCACAGAGAAGAAACACtttgaatcacagtgtgtcctcttgTTTCTGACTCCTCTCTGTGGCTCTCATGACTCCCGCCCGCCCCATACAtcttgtgtgtgagagtgagtgtaCGGGTGGCAAAAGAGGATGAAAAAGAGGCTTACCCAAGGACAAGCTATGGGTGCTAAACTGGAAGGGATTATGGGAAGTCTCACACAGAAGGCACCATCATCACTGCAAGAAAAAAtatgtgccaaaaaaaaaagtttcttgcTTTGTAAAGACCCAACTCTGATTACAGAACTGTTGTAGAGAGAAaacctgtttctttttcttttctttttttactctgCTGCAACGTTACTGTCTATCCACTCGACACCACTGATCACTGTGAGCCGGGGGAAGGGTACATGTTCACAAAAATCACTGTAGCAAGACACTGTAAAGCTAATTATGCCACATCACCTATAAcctcttattatttttttgataaTGTTTGTAAAAGATGATTTTGAAACTGAATTTCATAATGTGATGCTCTTGAAGTGCTGTGCCGCAGTTGACAGGTGGTGGTAGTATTTTATGTGCGTATGGGCATCACTATTTGGTTAACAAATTAAATAGCTTGTTATTGCAGTCAAAGTTGGTGGCTGCAGGCTCAGTCTGCACCCACAGGTAGCCTGTACTATCAAACCAGACAGATTGTGGCTTTTTTGTCCTTTGAAAAGAACCCTAAAACAGCAATTAACGCATTAATTacacctttttattttgttgaatgcTGTCTTTCATATTTGTAAAACACTGGTTTAAATATTGTTTCATGGGTGTGAGATTTAAATAGCAGTACTGTGGAGAAACAAAatttagtttattattattataatttttattgttattatatctCCTGTGTATCCTGAACTAACCTCTAATCTACCTGTGAATCTCACTGTGATCTGAAACAACTGGGTTTCAAGAAACTCCTTATTTATACCCTGGATTTTGAATCATGTACAGAAACTCCCTGACTTCCCATCATGAGTTCACACCTGCAGATTCTGTAATGACTATTTTTGTCCCTCTGTTAGCACTTAATATGTAAATTTAATTGTAATCAACAGTTGATGTACTCTGCAGATATAAATctcaatattgtgatatgagttaGCATTACATAGTTATGATCTAACGTAGGCACAGAAGCTGACAGTCCTCGTGTTTCCACCGGGCTTCTATAATCTTTGTGATTAATGGCATGTTGTGGATTTTTATTCATGTATGATGAtagaagtttaaaaaataatacaaagatAAGCTGGCACTTGGAATATTATACTTCTGCAGCACATTCATAataaagacacaatgcatgcaatgtgttttttattgtccTGGAGAGATAAAGAGCAACGGAGGGGATTAAagagattttgtttttgtgggagAGAATGAGTGTCATAAGTGAGTGATACTCAGAGAGCTTAGCCACCGAGAAGCGACTGGGCTCTGCAGTTTAGTagatgagacaaaaaaaaacagggaggTATTAATGTGGTTGTCTGTGCCGTGATAGTGTGTAAGCTGCAGGGATTGTAA from Epinephelus fuscoguttatus linkage group LG20, E.fuscoguttatus.final_Chr_v1 includes:
- the prrt2 gene encoding trafficking regulator of GLUT4 1 isoform X1, encoding MAVNMMPAPTIWPGEEQPSLLDQEDTLSSQAPISVPCPPVRGEPLIHSGSSSPVGTQPPRSKSKGELVIVINEKLKNSNGIHPAPAESTSPVICSPPRRQHSISYPHHGKTRKGSRASSIGYTAFSPRPSLSRHSSIATNPPLDRTKVKDYLLLSVLACFCPVWPINIVGFVYSIMSKNSLEQGNLDGAVRLGRVAKMLSMVSLVGGTVIIIACIVNLASECPKSDL
- the prrt2 gene encoding trafficking regulator of GLUT4 1 isoform X2 → MAVNMMPAPTIWPGEEQPSLLDQEDTLSSQAPISVPCPPVRGEPLIHSGSSSPVGTQPPRSKSKGELVIVINEKLKNSNGIHPAPAESTSPVICSPPRRQHSISYPHHGKTRKGSRASSIGYTAFSPRPSLSRHSSIATNPPLDRTKVKDYLLLSVLACFCPVWPINIVGFVYSIMSKNSLEQGNLDGAVRLGRVAKMLSMVSLVGGTVIIIACIVNLAINVKT